The Saccharomyces eubayanus strain FM1318 chromosome IV, whole genome shotgun sequence genome contains the following window.
TAATAAAGTGGACATCCCCTTAGAACAGTGTTTGTTCTGCGAACATAACAAGAACTTCGTCGACTTCGAAGAGAATTTGGAACATATGTTCAGGACCCATGGGTTTTACATTCCAGAACAGAAATTTTTAGTCAATAAATCGGGGTTGGTGAAGTACATGTCCGAGAAGATTGGTCTTGGTAACGTTTGTATCGTCTGTAATTTCCAAGGCAGAACGTTGACTGCGGTGAGACAACATATGTTGGCAAAGAGACATTGTAAGATCCCCTACGAAATTGAAGACGAAAGGCTGGAAATATCCGAGTTTTACGATTTCACAAGCTCATATGCAAGCTACAGTAACAACACAGCAGCGGGCAACGAAGAGGACTGGGAAGATGTGGGCAGCGACGAAGCCGGCAGCGACGATGATGAACCACCACAGGAGTACTTATACAACGACGGTACAGAATTGCATCTACCGACAGGCATCAAAGTCGGTCACAGGTCCTTGCAAAGATATTACAAGCAAGACCTGAAGCCCGAGGTGATACTGACCGAAGGCCAAGGTACTCTGGTCGCTGCGGAGACCAGGTCCTTCTTGCCCATATTCGACAAGCTGGGTGTGCAGACACAACAGCGTGTCTGGCAAACCGAGAGGTTCGACAAGAAGAGACTGGACAAGAGAAGCGCCAAGTTCGTCAACAACCAACCCTACTACAGAGACCAATTGCTGCAATGATGTGTTTCGCGCAATCGTTTTTGTCATTCTATTCACATATATACCTTCTTATCATTTGTACATTAGATAGCCCCCCATAGCAATGCTATAGTCGTCGAGTCGTGGATCTATgagcttcttcttcttcttcttcttcttcttcattaccCAATTGCCGTTAGTTGCCGGGTAGTTTTGCGCCTTTGATTAGCACAAATAATTCGAAAGTGAAATGGCCAAAAGGTCTTCAAGAGCAGTTACATCTTAGTAGAGTTGAGAGGCACCAAATAACCGAGCACCAAAGCAATGTTGGCGCGTAGTGTGGGCTGTAGATGGTTATCGACGAGTCGTGTCTTTTACAACAAACAAGCGGTCAAGGTGGTTGCATCATCGTGCCCTGCCGGAACATCGCTGAATCTGAACATATGGAAAAGCGGTAAGGACGCCCAAGCACTCGAAGACAAGGAGTATCCAAGCTGGTTGTGGAGCGTCTTGGATGCCAAGCAGGCCGTCGATCATACCGCTAAGGATCCAGGGGGGGAGGCCCTGTCgcagagaaagaagaacatCAGGAAGGCAAACAGACAgcaaatcaaacaaaacaacttCCTAAGTCAACTATGAGCCGCGTTCACATCACGAAGTTCGGTATCCTTGTAAATAAGTATGTGTACGGATATGTACGTGTTATGTAGTATAGTATTTACTGAGACACAAAAGAATGAAataatttataatattCCCCGGTGAAAACCATCAAACACAAACCAAACGTAAAACATATTTCCTTATAAGTAACTCCCCCataaaatatcaaaagaTAGGCTAACAATTAAATCAATCAATCAGAAATGGCTAAAACAAGTATAGACGTGCCAACTCTAAAGGTGAAAAACATGCCTAAGGTAAAATTACGGAACACCAGAAAGACGATTTCCACTAGAAAGATGCGAAATGCGTTCCATTCGTATTCAAGGCAGATTCGAAGGACGTTCACAAGAAAAAGGCTCTAAATTGAAATCCGTCGTGATAAGTTCGtcatacatatatatttaaaaattcaCATAataacatatatatacaaatagGAGTTTATATTTCGTAAGATAAGAATAGTattattaaaagaaaaaaaggttaGCCGGAGAACTAGAAATCAGTGACCCTTCCATTAAACGAATAGTCTCCATGCCTCAAGGGATCCTGCTTGGGCCCTCCAATTTCACCGGTCTTGGGATTAACGTCGCCTTCGAACTCAGGTATGGTCTTGGAAAACTCAGGTGAGAATGACCCAATGTCATTCTTGGTCAAAAGTGGCGAGTTTAAGCTTTCCTTCGTGTGATCGCCGGCTATTTGTTCGTTGTACTGGTCTATGGCCTCCTGTGAGGAGGCGATCCTCTGCAGTTTCTCAAACTCCTCCTGCTCTTCTCGTGGTAGCTTTGGAGGACTGGGGATTCTCTCAGTAGTTATGTTTCTAACCGCCATGCAGGGTGTCTTTCCATGGAATAACGCCATGGCCCCAGCATAGGAACGGTGGTAAGTCATACTTCTAACAGTGCGCAACATCTGTGTTCTCCCTTTCTCTCTTGTTTGGCTTCTTATCTACTACCAAGCTGATCTGTATGATCAGCCTTTGGCATTTTTTCTAAGGCGGAAAAGCACCTCTTTCAAGGTTCTCTTTTAGGCAACAGATATGATATGTCATTTTATTCTATTTTGTATTACATAGAAGAGTGTATTATATACTCATGCGTATCCCTTCCAGCAGTTCGTCGATGattctttggtttttgcTGTTTCCCTTAATAGTACTCAGGATTCCAAAGCATTGCAGCATCGTCAATTTATCTTCCTCGGTAACGCCGTTctgctcttcttcattgaagatgtatttttggaaactcTTCCTGGCACCATCATTTGTATGGAGAAAGCTCTCGTAATACGGGAGGATGATAGAGTCCCTGAAACatttcaacaacaaaaagtCGACCGAGGGAGTATACCTTGAAGGCTCTGGTAAATACCCATCAAGCCAGTAGTTACTATCCTTTTGGAAGCTTTTCTCAAAGGGCAACAGCACTGCCGTGATATCAAAGTAAACCTGCTGATAAAAGATTTTCCAGATTATGCCCACTCTTTTCAGAGCGGTATTCACAGTCTCTTCGTTAGCATAATTGAATACAATTTGGTTTTCTAAAATATACAGTGACGTAGTGATGAATTCTTCGATTTCCGATATAAACTTGAAATGTGTAACGGCGGCCTTGGTTTGCGTTTTCAATGTGATGTAAAAGTCCAGTAGACGatcaatatcttcaatCTTGGCTGGTAGTTGCCATATTCGCTTGTTCTTAAACAGCTCGACCACTATACTACAGTATATGCCCCATATATTCCCCTCTAAGACGTGTAATTCCTGTGTGGTGAAGCTTTTGTAATTCGCTACCAAAGAGGGCAAGTTCCTTAGTAGGTCATGTAATATAGAAACATTAGTCGCATCAAACGTATCTTCTTGAATAGGATTCAAAGCCGTGTCATTTGGGTAATTGTTAATGCTAGGATTAAAAGAATACACAGACTTCTCAGAGTCTATTAGTCCCCCTGTAGAATTATGGAGGAACTGAACGGGCGATCTATGTTTTCCATAAGAAGAGTGCAGAAATTTACTAAAAGAGCTGGGAACCACAGGTTCGATATCGTCCTTACCTATGGAACTATGCGGTTTATAAGGTAAAAGCTTTTTTGCCATCTTACTAAAAACATTGTTGCCTTTGCTAGAATGTGAATGGCTTGTCGACAATGAAGATTGTAAACTGTTGGCACTCTTGTTGGATTTAGTCTTGAACAGTTTAGAGCCACTTTTACTTATAACATTACCAGTCGCACCATTCACAACAATGCTGGGGTTCATAGACCCGCTCGTGCTTCGATTTCTTATATTTTCCCTAGAATTGGTAAACAAGGACAGTCGCCTCTTGTTCCCCCTTGAAGTGGAAGAGAGCAGACTGTCATTGGACGCGGTGTTTACTTGTAGTCTATCTCCACTCGATGAACCTATTTCTGAATGGTCGTCGTGGTTTTCGGTATCTTGAGtggattcttcttcaatcgAATCCGCGGAACGTCTTGAATTGGAACCGTCTTGAAAGATGGATTGAAAACCCACCTGCGACCACCTGGGAGCCATATCTGGCGGAGACTTGGACAATTTCGcatgttcttcttcatcaggATGTGTCAGGACTTGCGGCACTATATCGGAGGAAACACTGTAGACCCTAGCTGGTTTGCAATTAATCGGTTTTATGTTTGGGTCTGTGACCTCCAGTGCGCCTGAAGTGGCACTTCTTTTACGATTCAGCCCGGTTGCCATCATGTAACTAAACGAACTGGGACTTTTCTGCAGGCTTgtgtttattatttaccGTGTTGTATTCACTTTCCTATTAGTTGTTCTCCCTTTaattttggttttatttcaaaaccCGCAAAGGTGCCTGAAAAATTACTAGCAAAATGTGCACATAAAACGGCAATAATGGTATATTTTGGTCACTTAGACCCCAATCAGCAACATGATGGCATATAGATCCAAAATCAACAGTTTTTATCACCTATTTCGGCTTTGAGCTGACACTGTATGCCTTGAATACGTATATATCTTCTACTTCACTATCCATATtggtacttttttttcctttagaGATTTTTGCATCAATTTCGCGATGagctaaaagaaaaatgagtGAAATTCTAGCATTTATTGTTCGAGATTGGATTTGTTCAGAGTTCAAGCTTCAAATTCCGGATGCTCTGATATGTTTGACCCTCTGGACCTGTATACTCCTGACGAAATTCAGCCTGAACCTTTGCAATCCAATCTGGCAAAGAGCGAGGCAAAAGAGTTGCTCGAAGAACGACATGACGTGACATTTGCGATTGAGGATGAAAATAACAGCGACGACGATGACAGCGTTATTGATAATCTAGATTTGCCCTCCGTAAGGTATGCTCCGCCGGAAGTTATACTATGCGTACTGTTACTTTTAAGACCTGATAAGCAGGTGAACTTCAACCAAGGAACAAGCAAGAGTGAATCTGTGCTCGAGATGTGTGAAAGTCATGGGCTGAAACCTGATCAGCTAAAAAGACTCCTAAGTTGGTATACAGAGGAATGGCCTAACAAAAGACTAAACACGTTGGAGAAGGTGTGCAGTAAGATCCCAACGCTGCGGTTTATGGTATCCAAAGAACTGTTATTAGGCTACTATACTacaatattgaaaaaatacaataataatgacGACACCACCAATGAAACCGTCCAGCAACTTCTTAGAGAGTTAAGCTCAAGGATATCCGAAAACTGCGGCAGGACAGCACAACCTTCTATTATaagatattttgaactaaaaaatttaaacaGTGCCATTCCACTCTATGAACCATCATTGACAGCCGATAATCTTGGTTGGAAAACCTGGGGGTCCTCTTTGATACTTTCACAACTAGTAGTAGATTACCTACACACCACAGACATGCTACCATTGGCGAACTGCGGCACCAAAAGGATTAAAGTCTTAGAGTTAGGTTCCGGCACCGGTTTAGTGGGACTTTCATGGGCTGCCAAGTGGAAGGAACTCTATGGAATTCACAACACAGAAATCTATGTGACAGATTTACCGGAGATTGTAACGAACTTGGAAAAGAACGTAGTACTTAATAACTTAGAAGATTTTGTTCAGGCAGAGGTACTGGATTGGACTAATCCTCAGGATTTCATCAATCAATTTGGTCATGAAAAGGACTTTGATATCATATTTGTTGCCGATCCGATCTATTCACCTCAGCACCCAGAATGGGTCGTCAACATGATATCGAAGTTTCTGGCACCATCGGGGACTTGTCATTTGGAGATACCTTTGAGAGCGAAGTACGCAAAGGAAAGAGAggttttgaaatctttacTGAAGGATAATGATCTTAAAGtgataaaagaaagttGTTCCGAAGGTATGGATGATTGGGGGGTAgtaaaatatttgtataGACAGATTGTTCGCAActgaaagaaagaggaCGTATATTCCTGAAGCGGAtgagttttctttcttccaatgatatatatactgCATGGggtatatagatatatagaATAACAGCCTGTCTGAATTTGTACGCGTATTTACAACGAGGCCCAAAAAGGAAGGCACATATAATAATGTACTAGCCAAGAAGTGGTTCGATCAAATGATATGATTATATGAAAGTACACGAATATGTGAACTAGCTTAAATATGTTGCTTTTTGTGATAAATAGCCGTGCTTATGCTATGTAATCATCTGCAATCTTAGTTTCA
Protein-coding sequences here:
- the BIT2 gene encoding Bit2p; translation: MMATGLNRKRSATSGALEVTDPNIKPINCKPARVYSVSSDIVPQVLTHPDEEEHAKLSKSPPDMAPRWSQVGFQSIFQDGSNSRRSADSIEEESTQDTENHDDHSEIGSSSGDRLQVNTASNDSLLSSTSRGNKRRLSLFTNSRENIRNRSTSGSMNPSIVVNGATGNVISKSGSKLFKTKSNKSANSLQSSLSTSHSHSSKGNNVFSKMAKKLLPYKPHSSIGKDDIEPVVPSSFSKFLHSSYGKHRSPVQFLHNSTGGLIDSEKSVYSFNPSINNYPNDTALNPIQEDTFDATNVSILHDLLRNLPSLVANYKSFTTQELHVLEGNIWGIYCSIVVELFKNKRIWQLPAKIEDIDRLLDFYITLKTQTKAAVTHFKFISEIEEFITTSLYILENQIVFNYANEETVNTALKRVGIIWKIFYQQVYFDITAVLLPFEKSFQKDSNYWLDGYLPEPSRYTPSVDFLLLKCFRDSIILPYYESFLHTNDGARKSFQKYIFNEEEQNGVTEEDKLTMLQCFGILSTIKGNSKNQRIIDELLEGIRMSI
- the MRPL37 gene encoding mitochondrial 54S ribosomal protein mL54, with translation MLARSVGCRWLSTSRVFYNKQAVKVVASSCPAGTSLNLNIWKSGKDAQALEDKEYPSWLWSVLDAKQAVDHTAKDPGGEALSQRKKNIRKANRQQIKQNNFLSQL
- the SDH8 gene encoding Sdh8p, whose amino-acid sequence is MLRTVRSMTYHRSYAGAMALFHGKTPCMAVRNITTERIPSPPKLPREEQEEFEKLQRIASSQEAIDQYNEQIAGDHTKESLNSPLLTKNDIGSFSPEFSKTIPEFEGDVNPKTGEIGGPKQDPLRHGDYSFNGRVTDF
- the REI1 gene encoding Rei1p codes for the protein MSNSGVYTCNSCVLKFDASEEQRAHMKSDWHRYNLKRRVAQLPPIPFETFDSKVSAAAANSNEVAGKEKPVTKKELKRRERQALLEKKTKLLEIARANMLENMQKSQDGEVLGMSKLSLQEKEETKEKKEVKEDEEPEELTEEEMAERLMEQKLRNKVDIPLEQCLFCEHNKNFVDFEENLEHMFRTHGFYIPEQKFLVNKSGLVKYMSEKIGLGNVCIVCNFQGRTLTAVRQHMLAKRHCKIPYEIEDERLEISEFYDFTSSYASYSNNTAAGNEEDWEDVGSDEAGSDDDEPPQEYLYNDGTELHLPTGIKVGHRSLQRYYKQDLKPEVILTEGQGTLVAAETRSFLPIFDKLGVQTQQRVWQTERFDKKRLDKRSAKFVNNQPYYRDQLLQ
- the EFM2 gene encoding S-adenosylmethionine-dependent methyltransferase, whose product is MFDPLDLYTPDEIQPEPLQSNLAKSEAKELLEERHDVTFAIEDENNSDDDDSVIDNLDLPSVRYAPPEVILCVLLLLRPDKQVNFNQGTSKSESVLEMCESHGLKPDQLKRLLSWYTEEWPNKRLNTLEKVCSKIPTLRFMVSKELLLGYYTTILKKYNNNDDTTNETVQQLLRELSSRISENCGRTAQPSIIRYFELKNLNSAIPLYEPSLTADNLGWKTWGSSLILSQLVVDYLHTTDMLPLANCGTKRIKVLELGSGTGLVGLSWAAKWKELYGIHNTEIYVTDLPEIVTNLEKNVVLNNLEDFVQAEVLDWTNPQDFINQFGHEKDFDIIFVADPIYSPQHPEWVVNMISKFLAPSGTCHLEIPLRAKYAKEREVLKSLLKDNDLKVIKESCSEGMDDWGVVKYLYRQIVRN